One stretch of Chryseobacterium sp. LJ668 DNA includes these proteins:
- the polA gene encoding DNA polymerase I: MDATQDKRLFLIDAYAMIFRGYHAMSKNQRYTSSGMETTAIFGFMNSLIELIRKERPTHLAVIFDVGQASIRTNDYADYKANRSETPEAIKFAIPYIHRILEAMHVPSLGIEGYEADDVIGTIACKAEKENYTSFIVSGDKDFAQLVTDKIKLYKPGFRGGEISILGVEEVKARYGIEDPKQVIDFLAMMGDSSDNIPGLDGVGEKTAMKFLKEYGSIENLLANTHQLKGKIKEKIEASAERGILSKKLATIICDAPVEFHQEQYDLETPDFEKVKEIFDEIEFRRLYENLYRAFAPAETITVKTTVIETDGIVISGSEVTISETPQQKVARNVGQLDLFANFEELDQATSTKETIEQNDHLYQFVDNPKAQKILVQNLLKHKAVCFDTETTSLNEMEAELVGMSFSYKKGLAYYVPLSKDQGEVLQTLEIFRPFFEKEDLLKIAHNLKYDYKVLKQYNITVKGAMFDTMIAHYLLNPDGRHGMDYLSEVYLNYKPVSIETIIGKKGKNQGNFRDADLRTQTDYAAEDADVTFQLYELFAPQLKKESLEDLFYNIEMPLMEVLAKMELEGISLDEKWLAQESIDLENDLRQLESKIFEISGEEFNMNSPKQLGEVLFEKMQLDPKAKKTKTGQYATSEDVLQKLSTKHEIIQHILEYRTYQKLKSTYVDALPSQIDKDDNRVHTNFSQTTAATGRLASVNPNLQNIPIRTLRGQQIRGAFVSGEGKKIISADYSQIELRLIAEISGEDNMIKAFQDGEDIHASTAAKLFNIPLEEVSKTQRGQAKTVNFGILYGQGAFALAEQTGLSRSEAKQMIEAYYETYPKLKAYMAEQVQRARDMGYVETILGRKRHLKDINSGNFVVRAHAERNAVNAPIQGSAADVVKMAMIKIDRELEKEKLQTKMLLQVHDELLFESPIEEVEVAKNIIKMEMENAIETQVPLLVEVGVGNNWLEAH; this comes from the coding sequence ATGGACGCAACACAGGACAAAAGGCTTTTTTTGATCGATGCTTACGCAATGATTTTCAGAGGATATCACGCAATGTCAAAAAACCAGAGATATACCAGTTCCGGGATGGAGACAACAGCTATTTTTGGTTTTATGAATTCCTTGATTGAACTCATTAGAAAAGAAAGACCGACTCATTTAGCGGTAATTTTTGATGTCGGTCAGGCAAGTATCCGCACAAATGATTATGCCGACTACAAAGCCAACCGAAGCGAAACACCAGAAGCCATTAAATTTGCTATTCCATATATCCATCGTATTTTGGAGGCTATGCACGTTCCAAGTTTAGGTATTGAAGGATACGAAGCTGATGATGTGATTGGTACAATTGCCTGTAAAGCAGAAAAAGAAAATTATACGAGTTTTATAGTAAGTGGAGACAAAGATTTTGCTCAATTGGTTACCGATAAAATTAAGCTGTATAAACCAGGGTTTAGGGGTGGCGAAATCTCAATTTTAGGGGTAGAAGAAGTGAAAGCACGATATGGAATTGAAGATCCGAAACAGGTGATTGATTTCTTGGCGATGATGGGAGATTCGTCGGATAATATTCCCGGCTTGGATGGTGTGGGAGAAAAAACCGCCATGAAATTTCTTAAAGAATACGGCAGTATCGAAAACCTGTTGGCCAATACCCATCAATTAAAAGGTAAAATTAAAGAAAAAATAGAAGCTTCTGCCGAGCGTGGAATTTTATCAAAAAAATTAGCCACCATCATCTGTGATGCTCCGGTAGAATTTCATCAGGAGCAATACGATCTGGAAACTCCGGATTTCGAAAAAGTGAAAGAAATTTTCGACGAGATTGAGTTCAGAAGACTGTATGAAAATTTATACCGTGCCTTTGCTCCTGCAGAAACTATCACAGTAAAAACAACAGTTATTGAGACGGATGGAATTGTCATCAGCGGAAGTGAAGTAACAATATCAGAGACACCTCAACAGAAAGTAGCAAGAAACGTAGGTCAGCTGGATCTTTTTGCCAATTTTGAAGAGCTCGATCAGGCAACTTCTACGAAAGAAACCATTGAGCAAAATGATCATTTGTATCAGTTTGTAGACAATCCGAAAGCTCAGAAAATCTTAGTTCAGAATCTTTTAAAACATAAAGCGGTTTGCTTCGATACAGAAACGACTTCTTTAAACGAAATGGAAGCCGAATTGGTAGGAATGAGTTTTTCCTATAAAAAAGGTTTGGCCTATTATGTTCCGCTTTCTAAAGATCAGGGCGAGGTTTTGCAGACGTTGGAAATATTCAGACCATTTTTTGAAAAAGAAGATTTGCTGAAGATCGCCCATAATCTGAAATACGATTACAAAGTTCTCAAGCAATACAATATTACAGTAAAAGGCGCCATGTTTGACACCATGATCGCACACTACCTTTTAAATCCTGACGGAAGGCATGGGATGGATTATCTTTCGGAGGTTTATTTAAATTATAAACCTGTTTCCATTGAAACCATTATCGGTAAAAAAGGAAAAAATCAGGGTAATTTCCGTGATGCAGATTTAAGGACACAAACCGATTATGCTGCGGAAGATGCAGATGTGACTTTTCAATTGTATGAATTATTTGCACCGCAACTGAAAAAAGAGAGTCTCGAAGATTTATTTTACAATATCGAGATGCCGCTCATGGAAGTTTTGGCTAAAATGGAACTCGAAGGAATTTCTCTTGACGAAAAATGGCTCGCACAGGAAAGCATAGATCTGGAAAACGATTTAAGACAGCTAGAATCTAAAATATTTGAGATTTCGGGAGAAGAGTTTAATATGAATTCACCAAAACAGCTGGGTGAAGTTCTATTCGAAAAAATGCAGCTTGACCCTAAAGCCAAAAAAACAAAGACCGGACAATATGCTACTTCAGAAGATGTTTTGCAGAAACTCTCTACCAAGCATGAGATCATTCAGCATATTTTAGAGTACAGAACCTATCAGAAACTCAAATCAACGTATGTTGACGCATTACCGTCACAGATTGATAAGGATGATAATCGGGTACATACCAATTTTTCACAGACAACAGCGGCAACAGGTCGTTTGGCGAGTGTCAATCCGAATTTACAAAACATCCCGATCCGTACATTGAGAGGTCAGCAGATTCGCGGCGCTTTCGTTTCCGGTGAAGGGAAAAAAATTATTTCTGCCGATTATTCACAAATCGAATTGCGTCTGATAGCCGAAATTTCGGGTGAAGATAATATGATCAAAGCTTTTCAGGATGGTGAAGATATTCATGCTTCCACCGCTGCGAAACTTTTCAATATCCCGTTGGAAGAAGTTTCAAAAACCCAGCGTGGACAAGCAAAAACCGTCAACTTTGGAATTTTATACGGTCAGGGAGCTTTTGCTTTGGCAGAACAAACCGGTTTATCAAGATCTGAAGCGAAGCAGATGATCGAAGCCTATTATGAAACTTACCCGAAGTTGAAAGCATATATGGCTGAACAAGTACAGAGAGCCCGAGATATGGGTTATGTAGAAACGATTTTAGGAAGAAAACGTCATTTGAAAGACATCAACTCCGGAAATTTTGTTGTGAGAGCCCATGCTGAAAGAAATGCTGTCAATGCTCCCATTCAGGGAAGTGCCGCTGATGTGGTGAAAATGGCGATGATTAAAATTGACAGAGAGTTGGAAAAAGAAAAGCTGCAGACAAAAATGCTGCTTCAGGTGCATGATGAATTACTGTTTGAATCACCGATCGAAGAAGTAGAAGTCGCGAAAAACATTATTAAAATGGAAATGGAAAATGCTATTGAAACGCAGGTTCCGTTACTGGTTGAGGTAGGAGTAGGGAATAACTGGCTGGAAGCTCATTAA
- a CDS encoding META domain-containing protein — MKKLTLIMLFSAFSFISNLYAQTNSLAKTTWKVETVRKDGSAVFSKMKTIKFPSEEPQFHYLQFDGDKEYHTGNACFGMLGTYSIQENNQIEISEGAADMSSDCKEPETFIGTYYYKIDKDRLELIPVKN; from the coding sequence ATGAAAAAATTAACCTTAATAATGCTTTTCTCTGCATTTTCTTTCATCTCAAATCTTTATGCACAGACAAATTCTCTTGCCAAGACAACCTGGAAAGTTGAGACCGTACGAAAAGACGGCAGTGCTGTTTTTAGTAAAATGAAAACGATTAAATTTCCTTCAGAAGAACCACAATTCCATTATCTGCAGTTTGACGGTGACAAAGAATATCATACTGGCAATGCATGTTTTGGGATGTTGGGAACATACAGTATTCAGGAAAATAATCAGATAGAAATTAGTGAAGGTGCAGCAGATATGTCCAGCGATTGTAAAGAGCCAGAAACATTTATCGGAACGTATTACTACAAAATCGACAAAGACCGTCTGGAATTGATTCCTGTGAAAAATTAG
- the tssD gene encoding type VI secretion system tube protein TssD: MADNSRGILKFNGSEGQKLLKLNYSVSRSTDVSGRVASDPSNAIIKLTIEATEKSEILESLLNGKYKPTSGEITFNKSHEEGTLITLNWENGYVIQHEVDFDAVDENSMLISFIVSAEKINYGNAAYEGIWPGN; this comes from the coding sequence ATGGCAGACAACTCAAGAGGAATCTTAAAATTCAACGGAAGCGAAGGACAAAAATTATTAAAGCTTAATTACAGCGTATCTAGATCTACTGATGTTTCCGGACGTGTAGCTTCAGATCCTTCCAACGCGATTATCAAGCTTACCATTGAGGCGACAGAAAAATCTGAAATCTTAGAAAGTTTGCTAAATGGTAAATACAAGCCAACCTCTGGCGAAATCACTTTTAATAAATCTCACGAAGAAGGTACATTAATTACTTTAAACTGGGAAAACGGTTACGTTATTCAGCACGAAGTAGACTTTGATGCCGTAGACGAAAATTCTATGTTGATCAGCTTTATTGTAAGTGCAGAAAAAATCAATTATGGAAATGCTGCCTACGAAGGTATCTGGCCAGGAAATTAA